Within Thermus sp. CCB_US3_UF1, the genomic segment TTGTCCTCCAGGCGGAAGTCCATGTGGAAGGCGATGTAGTCGGCCAGCTGGCTGGGGTCCTCGAGGTTCAGGATGAACTGGGAGGCCTCGGGGGCCAGGTACTTCCCCTCCTTCAGGAGGGCTTGGAACTTGTCCTTGACCTCCCGCACCAGGGCCTTGACCAAGGTGGCCTCCCCTGGCAGGTCGGCCACCACCTCCCCCTTGGCCTCGAGGTGGTCGTGAAGGTCCAGCCACTCCTTCACCCGCACCCGGGCGAAGGCTTGGACCAGCACCTGGACGGAGCCGTCCGGGTTTTTGCGCATCTTGAGGATGTTGCAGGCGGTGCCCACCTCGTAGAGGTCGGAGGGCTTGGGGACCTCCACCTCCTTGTCCCGCTGGCTGACGATGAGGAGCACCCGCTCCCGCGCCAGGGCCTCGTCGATGGCCCGGATGGAGATGGGCCGGCTGGCGTCGATGGGCATGACCATGGTGGGGTAAATGACCGACCCCCGCACAGGGCAGACGGGCAAGGTTTCCGGCAGCATGGTTTCCCTCCTTTCGCTTCTTTCGTCCATATCTAAGCCTACCTTTATCAAGTTTACTGCGAAATCTTGTTTAGCGCAAAGGCCTAGAGCCCGGGCGTATGCTAAGGGGCATGCGCCGCCTCTTGGTCCTCTGCCTGCTGGCCCTTTCCCTAGCCCTGGCCCAGAAGAGCGGAGGCGGCGTGGGGGGCCGGCCCTACACCCCAAGCCCGCCCCCCATGTCCCCCGGACCCGCCCCCACCCTGCCCCTTCCCGGGCCTGCCTATCCGGGACCGGTGGTGGTCTACCCCGGCCCTGGGGGAAGCTTGGGCATTTTACCCGTCCTGGTCTTCTTCGGTCTGGTCCTGGTGGGCTTTTGGATGGTGCGGGGCCTGCGCCAGGCCGGGGAAGGGCCTGGGGCGAGCGCAGCCCGGCTCCGCCTAGCCCTCCTGGTCCGGCCCGAGGCGCAACGGGCCTTGCGCCGCCTGGCGGAGGAGGCGGAAACCACCACCGCCAAGGGTCTGGCGGACCTGGTGGACGAGGCCGCCCTCCTCCTCCTGCGGGAGGAGCCCGCCTGGCGCTTTGCCGACTACCAGGTGGTCCAAGGGGGCGAGGAGGAGGTCCTGGGCCGCTTCGACGCCTGGATGCTGGAGGAGCGGAGCAAGCACCGGGAAACCTTCCGCCACTTTGAGGGGAGGAAGCGGGTGGAGGAGGGCTACCAGGCCCAGCCGGAGCCAGGGGGGCGCTACCTGGTGGCCAGCCTCCTCCTGGCCGAACGCCGCCCCCTCGCCCCCAAGGGGCCCCTGACGCGGGCTGGGGTGCGGGAGGCCCTGTTGGACCTGGCGGGGAGCAGCCCCTTTAGCCTGCTCGCCGCC encodes:
- a CDS encoding DUF1517 domain-containing protein, whose amino-acid sequence is MLRGMRRLLVLCLLALSLALAQKSGGGVGGRPYTPSPPPMSPGPAPTLPLPGPAYPGPVVVYPGPGGSLGILPVLVFFGLVLVGFWMVRGLRQAGEGPGASAARLRLALLVRPEAQRALRRLAEEAETTTAKGLADLVDEAALLLLREEPAWRFADYQVVQGGEEEVLGRFDAWMLEERSKHRETFRHFEGRKRVEEGYQAQPEPGGRYLVASLLLAERRPLAPKGPLTRAGVREALLDLAGSSPFSLLAAYLSWTPEREGEALTEEELLLLYPGLSKL